From the genome of Zonotrichia albicollis isolate bZonAlb1 chromosome 20, bZonAlb1.hap1, whole genome shotgun sequence, one region includes:
- the TRNP1 gene encoding TMF-regulated nuclear protein 1, with translation MAAAAAAPAPPSPSGGEAQRPPRGGPGGGGGSEGKSGGPGAVELAAARRRLVAAEGRRRAAAELEGRVRQVHCALLHAELRLAARAETLGRLGAGVAQAQLALAAQSQRLQKGLRRRPRPRPGALLAAARALRSCVPWAPARSRGAAAGTPVRRLPAASRGSA, from the coding sequence atggctgcagcggcggcggcaccggCACCTCCGAGCCCCTCCGGCGGCGAGGCGCAGCGCCCGCCCcgcggcggccccggcggcggcggcggcagcgagGGCAAGAGCGGCGGCCCGGGCGCGGTGGAGctggcggcggcgcggcggcggctgGTGGCGGCCgaggggcggcggcgggcggcggccgaGCTGGAGGGGCGGGTGCGGCAGGTGCACTGCGCGCTGCTGCACGCCGAGCTGCGCCTGGCCGCCCGCGCCGAGACCCTGGGCCGCCTGGGCGCCGGCGTGGCCCAGGCGCAGCTCGCCCTGGCCGCGCAGAGCCAGCGCCTGCAGAAGGGGCTGCGCCGCcgcccgcggccccggcccggagCGCTGCTCGCCGCCGCCCGCGCCCTCCGCAGCTGCGTGCCCTGGGCCCCCGCACGGAgccgcggggccgccgccggCACCCCCGTGCGCCGCCTGCCCGCCGCCAGCCGCGGCTCCGCATAG
- the KDF1 gene encoding keratinocyte differentiation factor 1: MLGRRSRLPPELSGARQREQPCPEAVPLRARAARDSRDSRDTDVSLEVLSGSESKAGRGRAQQMRDRKGRKAELKDPNGREAETITFISGTAEAPPNQGFCCSSLSQAWNTYKAVFCCIVTCGGCFQDCSVCIPYPGPAEASTDDGKNGDYNGRLPNSPTNTSPAEKNGNQIKKSSMGSSFSYPDVKLKGIPVYPNRNTNHHVESDSCCKELLEKPFRNSIEKPALPSSHRSSEEYYSFHESDVDISELNGSMSSRQIDVLIFKKLTELFSVHQIDELAKCTSDTVFLEKTNKISDLINSITQDYNLDEQDAECRLVRGIIRISTRKSRVRPHICSQGQQDASGRGTAPDSGNETMLESMVISQDELAVQISEETPADVLARNMRRHSSAGSPTSRDSSFQDTETDSSGAPLLQVYC, encoded by the exons ATGCtgggccggaggagccgcctgCCCCCCGAGCTGAGCGGCGCCcggcagagggagcagccctgcccggAGGCCGTGCCCCTGCGGGCCCGCGCAGCCAGGGactccagggacagcagggacacggaTGTCAGCCTCGAGGTGCTCAGTGGCTCCGAGAGCAAAgccggccgcggccgcgcgcAGCAGATGCGGGACAGGAAAGGGCGcaaggctgagctcaaagaccCCAACGGCCGCGAGGCAGAGACCATCACCTTCATCTCTGGGACAGCAGAGGCTCCCCCAAACCAGggcttctgctgctcctccctgtcTCAGGCCTGGAACACGTACAAGGCTGTTTTCTGTTGCATAGTGACGTGTGGGGGCTGCTTCCAGGACTGCAGTGTCTGCATTCCCTACCCAGGGCCCGCTGAGGCCTCCACAGATGATGGCAAGAACGGAGACTACAATGGGCGGCTGCCAAACAGCCCTACCAACACCTCTCCTGCTGAGAAGAACGGGAACCAGATCAAAAAGTCCAGCATGGGCAGCAGTTTCAGTTACCCAGACGTGAAGCTGAAGGGCATCCCTGTCTATCCAAACAGGAACACCAACCACCACGTGGAATCTGATTCCtgctgcaaggagctgctggagaagcccTTCAGGAACAGCATAGAAAAGCCAGCGCTCCCCAGCAGCCACCGGAGCTCAGAGGAGTATTACTCCTTCCACGAGTCCGACGTGGACATCAGCGAGCTGAACGGCTCCATGTCCAGCAGGCAGATCGACGTGCTGATCTTCAAGAAGCTCACGGAGCTCTTCAGCGTCCACCAGATCGACGAGCTGGCCAAGTGCACCTCGGACACCGTCTTCCTGGAGAAGACCAACAAGATCTCGGACCTCATCAACAGCATCACTCAGGACTACAACCTGGACGAGCAGGACGCCGAGTGCCGGCTGGTGCGGGGCATCATCCGCATCAGCACCCGCAAGAGCCGCGTGCGGCCCCAcatctgcagccagggccagcaggacgCGTCCGGCCGCGGCACCGCGCCCGACAGCGGCAACGAGACCATGCTGGAGTCCATGGTCATCAGCCAGGACG AGCTGGCCGTGCAGATCTCGGAGGAGACCCCGGCGGATGTGCTGGCCAGGAACATGAGGCGGCACAGCAGTGCAG GCTCTCCAACCAGCAGAGATTCCTCTTTCCAGGACACAGAGACTGACTCCTCAGGGGCACCTCTGCTCCAGGTGTACTGTTAA